One window from the genome of Longimicrobiaceae bacterium encodes:
- a CDS encoding HAMP domain-containing sensor histidine kinase — translation MPEKDFATRRAGGRLRLRRLRQGSSRWMTVPVLLLTLGVAAAAIFEARRASVSDHDTTRTLVKGHGAVAAWTYGRHAQERLAASFTRTLAAMPAGDPAGAAGGGASFRVPLGGGAPTGPGDLEPAVRARIADAVRVHARTVFRPGWRFAVLQAGGAGGPLVVYRLAESPAGPEARGFVLDPRRYAPLFGEIFAGEPLLPSSLSGGLSSAELVLVHVLAPDGRVLFATPGEPWNAGTSEVLGPEFGGMQVHASILGPAAYDLILGDRPPSRLPLLAGLLVLAFVTAGVAIALLRREAALTRLRSDFVSSVSHELRTPLAQVRLFLETLRLGRYRTEEQREWILDNIERESFRLGTLVDNILLFSRAERGGAAGSRSPVEIAPYLGALVEEFAPLAALRKVRIETAVEPGLRAPLDADAFRQVMLNLLDNAIKYGPVGQTVRLSAAAAGERVRIVVEDEGPGVHPREREAVWAPFRRGEDALESAAGGSGIGLSVVREIVEWHEGTARVEAGEGGGARFVVEIPRAGPVVPSAGPVRDALRQVG, via the coding sequence GCAGGGCCTCCGTCTCCGACCACGACACCACGCGCACGCTGGTGAAGGGACACGGCGCGGTCGCGGCGTGGACCTACGGCCGGCACGCGCAGGAGCGGCTCGCCGCCTCCTTCACCCGCACCCTGGCCGCCATGCCGGCCGGCGATCCCGCGGGCGCGGCCGGGGGCGGCGCCTCCTTCCGCGTCCCCCTAGGCGGCGGCGCGCCCACCGGGCCGGGGGATCTCGAGCCGGCGGTGCGCGCCCGCATCGCGGATGCCGTGCGCGTCCATGCACGCACCGTGTTCCGCCCCGGGTGGCGCTTCGCGGTGCTCCAGGCGGGCGGGGCGGGCGGCCCGCTGGTGGTGTACCGGCTGGCGGAATCGCCGGCCGGTCCGGAAGCCCGGGGCTTCGTGCTCGATCCGCGCCGCTACGCCCCGCTCTTCGGCGAGATCTTCGCCGGGGAGCCCCTCCTCCCCTCCAGCCTGAGCGGCGGCCTGTCCAGCGCCGAGCTGGTGCTCGTCCACGTGCTCGCCCCCGACGGGCGCGTCCTCTTCGCCACGCCGGGGGAGCCCTGGAACGCGGGGACCTCCGAGGTCCTCGGCCCCGAATTCGGCGGGATGCAGGTGCACGCCAGCATCCTGGGCCCCGCGGCGTACGACCTGATCCTCGGCGACCGCCCTCCCTCCCGGCTGCCGCTCCTCGCCGGCCTGCTGGTGCTCGCCTTCGTGACCGCCGGCGTGGCCATCGCCCTGCTGCGGCGCGAGGCCGCCCTGACACGCCTCCGCTCCGACTTCGTCTCCAGCGTCTCGCACGAGCTGCGAACCCCGCTCGCGCAGGTCCGCCTCTTCCTGGAGACGCTGCGGCTGGGCCGCTACCGCACGGAGGAGCAGCGCGAATGGATCCTCGACAACATCGAGCGCGAGTCCTTCCGCCTCGGGACGCTGGTGGACAACATCCTCCTCTTCTCGCGCGCCGAGCGCGGCGGGGCGGCCGGCAGCCGCTCCCCCGTGGAGATCGCTCCCTACCTCGGCGCCCTGGTGGAGGAGTTCGCCCCGCTGGCCGCCCTCCGGAAGGTGCGGATCGAGACGGCGGTCGAGCCCGGTCTCCGCGCGCCCCTGGACGCCGACGCCTTCCGGCAGGTGATGCTCAACCTGCTCGACAACGCCATCAAGTACGGTCCGGTCGGACAGACGGTGCGGTTGAGCGCCGCCGCCGCGGGCGAGCGTGTCCGCATCGTCGTGGAGGACGAGGGCCCGGGGGTGCACCCGCGCGAGCGCGAGGCCGTCTGGGCGCCCTTCCGGCGTGGTGAGGACGCCCTGGAGAGCGCGGCGGGAGGGAGCGGGATCGGGCTCTCCGTGGTCCGAGAGATCGTGGAGTGGCACGAGGGCACCGCCCGCGTGGAGGCGGGCGAGGGCGGCGGGGCGCGGTTCGTGGTGGAGATCCCCCGCGCCGGACCGGTCGTGCCGAGCGCCGGCCCCGTGCGGGACGCGCTCCGGCAGGTGGGCTGA